A genomic region of Rhipicephalus sanguineus isolate Rsan-2018 chromosome 3, BIME_Rsan_1.4, whole genome shotgun sequence contains the following coding sequences:
- the LOC119384796 gene encoding uncharacterized protein LOC119384796 has protein sequence MTASVKIKCGLRQGCPLSPLLFMLYIVGVSQKLESSGCGYSLRHKEQGRAVTTRVPALIYADDIALLAHSPDELQALLDICGDTMATLHLRFNPQKCGVMVWGPKSYSGEAWFLQGSTLHFTDRVKYLGVHLNTGPRYLEQHEHALRMRATRYRGILGRQTLWAFNRYEVIRGLWKMVAVPGLTYGNAVLCISSGTREFLERRQREAGQVALGMHRQTPIEAIQGDMRWSSFVAREAVAKATYEKRFMRLPSANLARQV, from the coding sequence ATGACAGCATCTGTGAAGATTAAGTGTGGACTTCGGCAAGGGTGTCCATTGTCGCCGCTGCTCTTCATGCTCTACATTGTAGGTGTATCCCAAAAGCTGGAATCATCAGGGTGCGGGTACTCACTGCGGCACAAGGAGCAGGGGAGGGCAGTGACGACGAGGGTCCCAGCGCTgatatacgcagatgacattgccttgctgGCACACTCACCGGACGAGCTCCAGGCTTTGCTGGACATATGTGGGGACACGATGGCCACACTCCATCTGCGGTTCAATCCACAAAAGTGTGGCGTCATGGTATGGGGGCCGAAGAGCTACTCTGGGGAAGCATGGTTTCTACAAGGAAGCACCCTACACTTCACAGACAGGGTGAAGTACCTTGGAGTACACTTGAACACAGGGCCCAGATACCTTGAGCAGCACGAGCACGCACTGAGGATGAGGGCAACAAGATACCGGGGCATCTTGGGTAGGCAGACGTTGTGGGCATTCAACAGGTACGAAGTGATCAGGGGGCTGTGGAAGATGGTAGCAGTACCGGGGCTGACATATGGGAATGCGGTGCTGTGCATCTCATCCGGTACAAGAGAATTTCTGGAAAGACGTCAAAGAGAAGCCGGTCAAGTAGCCCTGGGCATGCACCGACAGACACCTATTGAGGCGATACAGGGAGACATGAGGTGGTCCTCCTTCGTGGCTCGTGAGGCGGTGGCTAAGGCAACTTACGAGAAGCGTTTCATGCGCCTCCCCAGTGCCAATCTCGCGCGACAGGTGTGA